TCGAAGGAAGTTGCAACTCTTTTCGAAAAGAGTTGCGCGACCCCGGCGGTCAGCGCTGTCTCAGAGGTTGCCGTCGCGGGCGCGCAGCTGCCGGGCCCGGGTGAGGATCGCATCCTCGACCGCGCGCACCGTGGCCCCGTCCACCGGACCGGAGCGCGTCATCAGCGCGACATTGAGCGAACGCGCGTCGAGCGCAGGATCGGAGACATAGATCGTCGCGCGATAGGCGCGGCCACTGCCCGGCGGGGTGCCATAGCCGGTGGTGATCACACCGGTGAACGGATCGACCGACTCGACGGGCAGGAAATCCAGCACGTCGAGCGAGGCGTTCCAGATATAGCGGTTCACCGCGCCGACCTTGCCGGCATCCTCGCGGGCCCGGAAAATATCCCAGATCGTCGAGTCGGGCCGGCCTTCGCGACCGTAGATTTCCTTCTCGATGATCTTCTCGGATGTCTCGGCATTGCCGGGCGGCACATTCTGCGTGTCGGAGCCGCGCCCGTCGAACAAGCCCCGGACAGAGCCGCAGCCGGCCAGAGCCATCATCCCGCCGAACAGAGCGACTCTCACAGCGTTCCGCATCATTTTCATCGGCAAAAGCTCCTGCCCGTCCCGTCTCTTTCGCCCCCTGCATACTCGGCACACCCGCGCGCGACAAGCCGTCAATCTCCCAGAACCAAGGCGCTTTCCCGCGCGCCTCCCGAGGCAGCGGGCAATTTTGTGGCAATTGCGCATCACTGATTGGCTTGTTCCGCGGCGCCCTCAGCGACCGGTTGCAAACGCGGGGGGTGAAGGCGCATAGAAGCCGCATCAAGGCCGGGCTACCCGGATTGGTACGTGCCTTACGAACACATGAGGGAAACAATGAAAAAGATTCTGTTTGCTACCACTGCGCTGGTTGCAACCGCAGGCGTCGCCTCGGCTGAAGTCGCCCTGACCGGTACCGCCGAAATGG
The window above is part of the Salipiger abyssi genome. Proteins encoded here:
- a CDS encoding DUF3576 domain-containing protein, whose protein sequence is MRNAVRVALFGGMMALAGCGSVRGLFDGRGSDTQNVPPGNAETSEKIIEKEIYGREGRPDSTIWDIFRAREDAGKVGAVNRYIWNASLDVLDFLPVESVDPFTGVITTGYGTPPGSGRAYRATIYVSDPALDARSLNVALMTRSGPVDGATVRAVEDAILTRARQLRARDGNL